CTGATCGTCGGGACGGCGGCGAGGCTCGCCGCGCGCAGCCTCTCGGTGCGGTCGTTCATCGTCTCTAGCCTCCGACGCGCGCGGCGAGGCCGCGGGCGCGGAACAGGTCGGCGAGCGCTTCGAGCGCCTCCGGCGCCGGGGGCGCGGTCGGCGGGAGCGGGTCGCGGCGGCCGAGCCGGCGCAGCTTGCCGGCGGCGGTCGCGTGGTACGGCAGCAGGCAGACCTCGCGGACGCCGGGCGTCGCCGCGGCGAGCTCCGCCGCCTTGGCGACGTCGGCCGGATCGTCGGTGAAGCCGGGGACGATCGGCATCCGCAGCCAGATCGCGCCGCCCGCGGCGCCGAGGGCGCGCAGGTTGGCGAGGATCGGCGCGAGCGGCAGGCCGACGAACGCCTCGTGCTTCGCGGGGTCCGCGGTCTTGAGGTCGAAGAGGAAGAGACGCGCGAGGCGGGCGGCGGCGATCAGGCCGTCCTGGCTGCCGAAGCCGCAGGTGTCCACGGCGACGTCGAGCCGCGCCGCGCGCGCCGCGGCCAGCAGCTCGAGCAGGAACGGCAGTTGGGCCAGCGGCTCGCCGCCGGAGACGGTGAGGC
This sequence is a window from bacterium. Protein-coding genes within it:
- a CDS encoding glycyl-radical enzyme activating protein, giving the protein MTVGRVFNVQRFSVHDGPGIRTTVFLKGCPARCLWCHNPESQSFAPETLFVEARCAACGACARVCPVGGARPGDGRCEGCGRCAAVCPTGARQVAGRDVAAADLVAEVLRDEPFFAESGGGLTVSGGEPLAQLPFLLELLAAARAARLDVAVDTCGFGSQDGLIAAARLARLFLFDLKTADPAKHEAFVGLPLAPILANLRALGAAGGAIWLRMPIVPGFTDDPADVAKAAELAAATPGVREVCLLPYHATAAGKLRRLGRRDPLPPTAPPAPEALEALADLFRARGLAARVGG